From Butyricimonas paravirosa, one genomic window encodes:
- a CDS encoding DMT family transporter, with protein MDKFKGILFAALSAATFGLIPLYANQAILDGVNNETILVYRYGIAGIVYAIYLLLRRMNMRLTRREVKEVTLAGVGGYGITAFFLMWSYHYMPTGVATAIHFFYPVVVALLMAIFYKERLPLEVKAGIVLAICGVYLLSWTPGEVKWLGLFFVLMSTVTYGCYITALNRPVLKRMNPDVLTCYVLLFTALFYLILAVAQGKMEIITRPRFLLDMVQLAILSTIVSARLLVAAVKLIGSVPSSVLGTLEPITAIVVGVLYFNEQLTYANYLGLLIVIVAVLVVICKMKK; from the coding sequence ATGGACAAATTTAAAGGGATTCTATTTGCGGCATTGTCGGCGGCTACCTTCGGGTTGATTCCGCTGTATGCAAACCAGGCAATACTGGACGGGGTTAATAATGAAACAATATTAGTGTACCGTTACGGGATAGCGGGAATCGTGTATGCTATTTATTTATTGCTCCGGAGAATGAATATGAGACTGACCCGACGGGAGGTGAAGGAAGTTACGCTTGCCGGGGTCGGGGGATATGGAATCACGGCTTTCTTCCTGATGTGGTCGTATCATTATATGCCCACGGGCGTGGCGACAGCGATTCATTTCTTTTATCCCGTGGTCGTCGCGTTGCTGATGGCTATCTTCTACAAAGAACGGCTACCCTTGGAGGTGAAAGCGGGGATCGTGCTGGCGATATGCGGGGTGTACCTGTTGTCGTGGACACCCGGGGAGGTAAAATGGCTAGGATTATTCTTTGTATTAATGTCCACGGTGACTTATGGGTGTTATATTACCGCACTGAACCGTCCCGTGTTAAAGCGGATGAATCCGGACGTGCTGACTTGCTACGTGTTACTATTCACCGCACTGTTCTACTTGATCTTGGCCGTGGCACAGGGAAAGATGGAAATCATCACGAGACCCCGGTTCTTGCTGGATATGGTGCAGTTGGCCATATTGAGTACGATCGTTTCTGCCCGGTTGCTGGTGGCAGCCGTGAAATTGATCGGTTCCGTACCGAGTTCCGTGTTGGGAACGTTGGAACCGATAACGGCAATCGTCGTGGGAGTGCTTTATTTCAATGAACAATTGACTTACGCGAATTACCTTGGGTTATTGATCGTGATCGTTGCCGTTCTTGTCGTGATTTGCAAGATGAAAAAATAA
- a CDS encoding low molecular weight protein-tyrosine-phosphatase: MKKRILFICLGNICRSPSAEAIMKYYVKDRGLEEQYYIDSAGISGYHSGDPADRRMQSHAIRRGYDLTSLSRKFYPDADFSDFDMIIGMDDQNIRDLQRMATSEEEKNKIFKMTDFCQRFSYRDSVPDPYYGGDSGFELVLDLLEDAVEGLLDQLENE; encoded by the coding sequence ATGAAGAAAAGAATTCTATTTATATGTCTCGGTAATATATGCCGCTCCCCGAGTGCAGAGGCAATTATGAAATATTACGTGAAAGATCGGGGATTGGAGGAACAATATTATATTGATTCTGCCGGGATTAGTGGTTATCATTCCGGTGATCCGGCGGATCGTCGGATGCAAAGTCATGCGATAAGAAGAGGATATGATCTGACCAGTTTATCCCGAAAATTTTATCCGGATGCAGATTTTTCTGATTTTGACATGATTATCGGTATGGATGACCAGAATATCCGTGATCTGCAAAGAATGGCTACATCCGAGGAAGAAAAGAATAAAATATTCAAGATGACTGATTTCTGCCAGCGTTTTTCCTACCGGGATAGCGTTCCCGATCCTTATTATGGCGGGGATTCCGGGTTCGAATTAGTGTTGGACTTACTGGAAGATGCTGTTGAAGGTCTGTTGGATCAGCTAGAAAATGAATAA
- a CDS encoding phosphoribosylaminoimidazolesuccinocarboxamide synthase, with protein MEAIVKTNFKFPGQKDEYIGKVRDVYNINDEYLVMLVSDRISAFDVVLPKGIPYKGQILNQIAAKFLDATSDIVPNWKIATPDPMVTVGHKCEPFKVEMVIRGYLAGSAWREYKSGKRTLCGLPLPEGMVENQKFPTPLVTPTTKAMEGHDENISKEEIISSGLVSKEDYEAIEKYTLALFQRGTEIAAKMGLILVDTKYEFGKKDGKIYLIDEIHTPDSSRYFYADGYEERLAKGERQRQLSKEFVREWLMENNFQGKAGQTVPEMTPEVVANITNRYIELYEHITGTKFEKADSTNILARIENNVNECLASLK; from the coding sequence ATGGAAGCGATTGTAAAAACAAATTTTAAATTCCCGGGACAGAAAGATGAATACATCGGTAAAGTACGTGACGTGTATAACATCAATGACGAATACCTCGTTATGTTGGTATCCGACAGAATTTCCGCTTTCGACGTGGTACTCCCGAAAGGAATACCTTACAAAGGACAAATATTGAATCAAATTGCCGCTAAATTTCTGGATGCGACGTCAGACATCGTTCCGAACTGGAAAATAGCAACACCCGATCCGATGGTGACCGTTGGTCACAAGTGCGAACCGTTCAAAGTAGAAATGGTTATTCGCGGTTACTTGGCCGGAAGTGCATGGAGAGAATACAAATCAGGAAAGAGAACCCTTTGCGGTTTACCATTACCGGAAGGAATGGTTGAAAACCAGAAATTCCCGACACCTCTTGTAACTCCTACCACCAAAGCTATGGAAGGACACGATGAAAATATCTCTAAAGAAGAAATCATCTCGTCCGGACTAGTTAGTAAAGAAGATTACGAGGCCATCGAAAAATACACTCTTGCCCTATTCCAAAGAGGAACAGAGATTGCAGCCAAAATGGGATTAATTCTAGTAGACACGAAATACGAATTCGGTAAAAAAGATGGAAAGATCTATTTGATCGATGAAATCCACACCCCGGATTCTTCCCGTTATTTCTATGCCGACGGTTACGAAGAACGCCTAGCAAAAGGAGAAAGACAGCGTCAACTATCCAAAGAATTCGTTCGCGAATGGTTAATGGAAAATAACTTCCAAGGGAAAGCCGGACAAACCGTTCCGGAAATGACTCCGGAAGTGGTAGCCAATATCACGAATCGTTATATCGAATTATACGAACATATCACAGGAACGAAGTTCGAAAAAGCCGACAGCACGAACATTCTTGCCCGCATCGAGAACAATGTAAATGAATGTTTGGCTAGCCTGAAATAA
- the crcB gene encoding fluoride efflux transporter CrcB → MFKTLFIIGLGSFCGGIFRFLLTRFVQNHFLAAFPFGTMIVNITGCLLIGIFYGLFERGNLLNTDLRLFLTVGLCGGFTTFSTFMNENFVLLREQNYLYFMSYTVLSIVLGLTAVYVGHLIVKAL, encoded by the coding sequence ATGTTTAAAACACTATTTATCATCGGTCTCGGAAGCTTCTGCGGGGGGATATTTCGATTTCTCCTCACTCGTTTCGTACAAAATCATTTCCTTGCCGCGTTCCCTTTTGGCACGATGATCGTGAACATCACAGGCTGCCTGTTGATCGGGATTTTCTACGGGTTGTTCGAGCGAGGCAATCTACTTAACACAGACCTACGTCTGTTCTTAACCGTGGGTTTATGCGGGGGATTCACCACGTTCTCCACTTTTATGAACGAGAACTTCGTGTTATTGAGAGAACAAAACTATCTATATTTTATGTCCTACACGGTCCTCAGCATTGTACTGGGACTAACGGCCGTTTACGTGGGACACCTCATTGTAAAAGCGTTATAA
- the ftsY gene encoding signal recognition particle-docking protein FtsY, with protein MALFGLFNKKKKESLDKGLEKTKESVFKKLSRAIVGKSKVDDEVLDNLEEVLISSDVGVDTTLRIIERIEERVQRDKYVGTDELNRVLKEEIVDLLKENNSTDYDALSLPEGHGPYVIMVVGVNGVGKTTTIGKLAHKFKDAGKSVVLGAADTFRAAAVDQLVIWAERVGVPIVKQGMGADPASVAFDTLSKAKAENADVVLIDTAGRLHNKINLMNELTKIKKVMQKVIPDAPHEILLVLDGSTGQNAYEQAKQFTLATEVNALAITKLDGTAKGGVVIGISDQFKIPVKYIGIGEKIDDLQVFNREEFVDSLFN; from the coding sequence ATGGCATTATTCGGTCTATTTAATAAAAAGAAAAAGGAAAGCCTTGATAAAGGTTTAGAAAAGACGAAAGAAAGTGTATTCAAGAAACTCTCTCGGGCAATTGTTGGTAAATCCAAGGTTGATGACGAGGTTCTGGATAACTTGGAAGAAGTGTTGATTTCTTCGGATGTGGGAGTTGATACAACTCTTCGTATCATTGAACGAATCGAAGAAAGAGTACAGCGGGATAAATATGTGGGTACGGATGAATTAAACCGGGTATTGAAAGAAGAGATTGTTGATTTGTTGAAAGAGAATAATTCAACGGATTACGATGCTTTGAGTTTACCGGAAGGACATGGTCCTTATGTGATCATGGTCGTCGGTGTGAATGGAGTGGGTAAGACAACGACAATTGGTAAATTGGCTCACAAATTTAAAGATGCTGGAAAATCTGTTGTTTTAGGGGCTGCAGATACCTTTAGAGCTGCCGCGGTAGATCAGTTGGTAATCTGGGCGGAACGAGTAGGGGTACCGATCGTAAAACAGGGTATGGGGGCAGATCCGGCTTCTGTGGCTTTTGATACGCTGAGTAAAGCGAAAGCTGAGAATGCAGATGTGGTGCTTATTGACACGGCGGGACGTTTACACAATAAGATAAACTTGATGAACGAATTGACGAAAATCAAGAAGGTCATGCAAAAAGTGATTCCGGATGCCCCACATGAAATTTTGTTAGTACTTGACGGTTCTACCGGGCAAAATGCTTACGAACAAGCAAAACAATTTACCTTGGCCACGGAAGTAAATGCTTTGGCGATTACAAAACTGGACGGAACGGCAAAAGGTGGCGTTGTAATTGGTATCTCTGATCAATTCAAAATTCCCGTGAAATACATTGGTATCGGTGAAAAAATTGATGATTTGCAAGTATTCAATCGTGAAGAGTTTGTAGACTCTTTATTTAATTAA
- a CDS encoding LolA family protein, with protein MKYILTFMVLALCGSLAIAQTDAKAKAILDKTVEHIKSYPAVEIVFDLSMINKAEDINETHHGKAYMKDKMYRIDVMDVVNYFDGEVIYTYMPDQEEVNIKNPDENEDEMLNPSILFDIHNQKFTQKLVEDKDGKAYIELTPKQTHKQISKIGVWINTKTNMVEKVTSFGKDGNDVVITIKSLKKPEKELDVTFFRFDKDAHPEVDVIDLR; from the coding sequence ATGAAGTACATTCTGACATTCATGGTTCTGGCATTATGCGGTTCTCTCGCTATCGCCCAGACAGACGCAAAAGCAAAGGCAATTCTGGATAAAACAGTCGAACATATCAAGTCCTACCCTGCCGTGGAAATCGTTTTTGACCTTTCCATGATCAACAAGGCAGAAGATATTAATGAAACACATCACGGGAAAGCATACATGAAAGACAAGATGTACCGCATTGATGTGATGGACGTGGTCAACTATTTCGACGGGGAAGTTATCTACACGTACATGCCGGATCAAGAAGAGGTAAATATCAAAAACCCGGACGAGAACGAAGATGAGATGTTGAATCCTTCTATCCTGTTCGATATTCACAACCAGAAGTTCACCCAGAAGTTGGTGGAAGACAAGGATGGCAAAGCCTACATCGAGTTAACCCCGAAACAAACTCACAAACAGATCTCCAAGATTGGGGTATGGATCAACACGAAAACAAACATGGTGGAAAAAGTCACGTCCTTCGGCAAAGACGGGAACGACGTGGTGATCACGATTAAAAGTTTAAAGAAACCGGAGAAAGAACTAGACGTCACCTTCTTCCGTTTTGACAAGGATGCCCATCCGGAAGTGGACGTTATCGATTTGAGGTAG
- a CDS encoding efflux RND transporter periplasmic adaptor subunit, with translation MKELGIAITLVSFILLSGCKDKTEPERQVVAVEKVGVDNVEIYGEYVGQIRAKGFVEVRARVEGYLEQMLFEEGKRVKRNQPLFKINSDLYQARVDKAKAQLAKDQAQEAKAERDVERLRPLYEQKAASQLDLDNAVAAYESAKANVAMSKADLAQAELELSYTTVRSPIDGYISERYADIGTLVGPGGKSQLATIVESDEVLVDFSLTALDYLRSQQRNVTLGEKDANRSWQPSVTITLADNSVYPLTGIVDFADPQVNPQTGTFGVRAELPNPDRKLLPGQFTKVKLLLDVRENAIVVPSKAVAIEKGGAYIYVVRRDSTAEKRFIETGPEVNNHTVVERGLGPDELVVVEGYHKLTPGALVKPVSPEMIKEEEVAL, from the coding sequence ATGAAAGAATTAGGAATAGCAATTACACTCGTGTCATTCATCCTCTTGTCCGGTTGTAAAGACAAGACCGAACCGGAACGGCAAGTAGTGGCTGTAGAAAAAGTAGGAGTAGATAACGTGGAAATATACGGGGAATACGTCGGGCAGATCCGGGCGAAAGGATTCGTTGAGGTGAGAGCCCGCGTGGAAGGTTACTTGGAACAGATGCTTTTCGAGGAAGGGAAGCGCGTGAAACGGAACCAGCCCCTTTTCAAAATAAACAGTGATCTTTACCAAGCACGTGTCGATAAAGCAAAGGCTCAACTGGCAAAAGATCAAGCCCAAGAGGCAAAAGCCGAGCGTGACGTGGAACGTCTGCGCCCCCTTTACGAGCAAAAGGCTGCCAGCCAGCTTGACCTTGACAACGCCGTGGCTGCCTACGAGAGTGCCAAAGCGAACGTCGCCATGAGTAAAGCCGACCTAGCACAAGCTGAACTCGAATTAAGCTACACAACCGTGCGTTCCCCGATTGATGGATATATTAGTGAACGGTACGCTGACATCGGTACACTGGTCGGTCCCGGGGGAAAATCCCAACTGGCCACCATCGTGGAGAGTGACGAGGTACTCGTGGATTTCAGTCTTACCGCCCTCGACTACCTGCGTAGCCAGCAACGGAATGTAACCCTCGGGGAAAAAGACGCCAACCGGTCATGGCAACCCAGCGTGACCATCACGCTGGCGGATAACTCGGTTTATCCCCTAACCGGAATCGTGGACTTCGCCGACCCGCAGGTAAATCCCCAAACGGGTACATTCGGCGTGCGTGCCGAACTCCCCAATCCCGACAGGAAACTATTGCCGGGACAATTCACGAAAGTAAAGTTGTTACTCGACGTGCGTGAAAACGCCATCGTCGTTCCCAGCAAGGCGGTCGCCATTGAAAAAGGCGGCGCCTACATATACGTTGTCCGCCGCGACAGTACAGCCGAGAAACGTTTCATCGAAACCGGCCCCGAAGTGAATAATCATACCGTGGTAGAACGCGGGCTTGGACCCGACGAGCTGGTTGTCGTTGAAGGCTACCACAAACTAACCCCGGGTGCGCTTGTGAAACCCGTGAGCCCCGAAATGATTAAAGAGGAGGAGGTTGCATTATGA
- a CDS encoding M3 family metallopeptidase yields MRKTTFMAAIILLVASCGKTEQNPLLSSFDTPHQTPPFDKIKAEHYEPAFDAAIEEAKKEVEQIASSKENPTFENTIVALDNIGEKMNAISGIFFNLNACLTDSLMQDIAQNVSPKLTSFSHAIYMNPQLFERVKQVHEQKATLNLNPEQTMLLENTWKAFIDGGANLEGADRERFKEISIELGKLSLTFDKNELAETNAFELHVTDEKDLSGLPEGAKEMAAMTAKQRGKEGWIFTLHYPSMGPLMKYADNRTLREKMYRANSTRAYKDNEYNNEEVVKKITALRLEKAKLMGYPTYANYALTDRMANTPEIVNNFIAELHEASYPYALKDKKEVEDFAHKAGLKGELQRWDWSYYSNKLMQEKYALDDEMLKPYFKLENVQKGVFDLATRLYGITFKEVNNIPLYHPEVKTYEVYDNDGSFLAVLYTDFFPRESKGGGAWMTQFRGQKMVHGKDQRPLVSLVMNFTKPTDTKPSLLTFNEVTTFLHEFGHALHGMFSKCTYGSTSMDGVSRDFVELPSQFMENFALEKEWLDTWAVHYQTGEKIPQEYIDKIKKSSNFQAGYASDRQLSFGMVDMAWHTITEPVTEPLVDFEQRAMGKTEIMPLVKGSAFSPAFGHIFAGGYAAGYYGYKWAEVLDADAFSLFKQNGIFDKTTAESFRRNVLEKGASENPMTLYKRFRGQEPTVDALLERSGLK; encoded by the coding sequence ATGAGAAAAACGACTTTTATGGCTGCAATTATTCTTCTTGTGGCATCTTGCGGAAAGACGGAACAAAACCCGCTTTTATCGAGTTTTGACACTCCCCACCAGACGCCCCCTTTCGATAAAATCAAAGCCGAGCATTACGAACCGGCTTTTGATGCGGCTATCGAGGAAGCCAAGAAAGAGGTAGAGCAAATTGCCTCTTCGAAAGAAAACCCGACATTTGAAAACACGATCGTGGCACTGGATAACATCGGTGAAAAAATGAATGCCATTTCCGGCATATTCTTCAACCTGAATGCTTGTCTCACCGACAGTCTGATGCAGGACATAGCTCAAAACGTGTCCCCGAAACTGACTTCATTCAGCCACGCTATCTATATGAACCCGCAACTTTTCGAACGGGTAAAACAAGTTCACGAGCAAAAAGCGACTTTGAACCTGAATCCGGAACAGACCATGTTACTCGAAAACACGTGGAAAGCCTTCATCGACGGGGGAGCAAACCTAGAAGGTGCCGACCGCGAGCGTTTCAAAGAGATTTCCATCGAACTGGGCAAGCTAAGCCTGACCTTCGATAAAAACGAACTGGCCGAGACTAACGCGTTCGAGTTGCACGTGACCGACGAGAAAGACCTTTCCGGTCTCCCCGAAGGAGCCAAGGAAATGGCTGCCATGACGGCCAAACAACGAGGCAAGGAAGGATGGATTTTCACCCTCCACTACCCGAGCATGGGTCCTCTTATGAAATACGCTGACAACCGGACATTGAGAGAAAAAATGTATCGTGCCAACTCGACACGGGCATACAAAGACAACGAGTATAACAACGAGGAAGTGGTCAAGAAGATCACCGCCCTGCGTCTGGAAAAAGCGAAACTCATGGGTTACCCGACCTACGCGAATTATGCATTAACCGATCGCATGGCTAACACCCCGGAGATCGTGAATAACTTCATCGCCGAATTGCACGAGGCGTCCTACCCCTATGCACTCAAAGATAAAAAAGAGGTGGAGGATTTCGCCCACAAAGCTGGCTTAAAGGGAGAATTGCAACGCTGGGACTGGTCCTATTACTCCAACAAATTGATGCAGGAGAAATACGCCCTTGACGACGAGATGCTGAAGCCCTACTTCAAACTCGAAAACGTGCAGAAGGGTGTCTTTGACTTGGCAACCCGTCTCTACGGTATTACCTTCAAGGAAGTGAACAACATCCCGTTATATCACCCCGAGGTAAAAACCTACGAGGTATATGACAATGACGGATCGTTCCTTGCCGTTCTCTACACGGACTTTTTCCCGCGGGAAAGCAAGGGAGGCGGAGCATGGATGACCCAGTTCCGCGGTCAGAAAATGGTTCACGGTAAAGATCAGCGCCCGTTGGTATCGCTCGTGATGAACTTCACGAAACCAACCGACACGAAACCATCCTTACTGACGTTCAACGAGGTAACAACCTTCTTGCATGAATTCGGCCATGCTCTTCATGGAATGTTCAGTAAATGTACTTACGGTTCCACGTCCATGGACGGTGTGTCCCGCGACTTCGTGGAACTGCCCTCGCAATTCATGGAAAACTTCGCACTCGAAAAAGAGTGGCTTGACACATGGGCCGTACACTACCAGACCGGAGAGAAAATTCCGCAGGAATATATTGACAAAATCAAGAAATCATCCAATTTCCAAGCCGGGTACGCGAGCGACCGTCAGTTAAGTTTTGGCATGGTCGATATGGCATGGCACACGATCACCGAACCTGTCACCGAACCTCTCGTGGACTTCGAGCAACGGGCTATGGGCAAAACGGAGATCATGCCTCTTGTGAAAGGTAGTGCCTTTTCTCCCGCTTTCGGACACATCTTTGCCGGGGGATACGCTGCCGGATATTATGGCTACAAGTGGGCAGAAGTACTGGATGCCGATGCCTTCTCGTTATTCAAGCAAAACGGTATTTTCGACAAGACTACCGCCGAATCGTTCCGCCGCAACGTGCTGGAAAAGGGCGCATCAGAAAACCCGATGACACTCTACAAGCGCTTCCGGGGCCAAGAACCGACCGTTGACGCTTTACTGGAAAGAAGTGGGTTGAAATAA
- the cdaA gene encoding diadenylate cyclase CdaA has translation MLLFITINFYTITDILLAAFIFYQVYKLVKGTVAINIFAGIFTFYVAWLLVKALNLELVSGILGQFIGMGVIALLIVFQQEVRRFLLLLGSKYNLQNIFNLERLFTKTSIKDEVAAAIVQACDYFSKTKTGALIVLSQNSELYNYAQTGVLIRSIVSEELLENIFFKNSPLHDGAVIIADNKILAARCILPVSDNTNIPGSLGLRHRAAIGMSAVTDAHIIVVSEETGNISFVKDGHFKVRITPQELNSFLHNDFTGFVVNK, from the coding sequence ATGCTGTTGTTTATAACTATAAACTTTTACACTATAACTGATATATTGCTAGCCGCTTTTATATTTTATCAGGTTTATAAACTGGTGAAAGGGACGGTTGCGATAAATATATTTGCCGGAATTTTTACATTCTACGTGGCATGGTTGCTGGTGAAAGCTCTGAATCTGGAGTTGGTTTCTGGTATCTTGGGACAGTTTATCGGTATGGGAGTGATTGCCTTGCTGATCGTGTTCCAGCAAGAAGTTCGTCGCTTTCTATTATTATTAGGTAGTAAATATAACCTGCAAAACATATTTAACTTGGAGCGGCTTTTTACCAAGACTTCTATAAAAGATGAGGTCGCCGCCGCTATCGTGCAAGCCTGTGATTACTTTTCGAAAACAAAAACGGGTGCTTTGATCGTGTTGTCCCAGAATTCGGAGTTGTACAATTACGCGCAAACGGGTGTGTTGATCCGTTCGATCGTGTCGGAGGAGTTGCTTGAAAATATCTTCTTTAAGAATTCCCCGCTACATGACGGTGCGGTAATTATCGCGGATAACAAGATTTTGGCGGCGCGGTGTATTTTGCCGGTTTCCGATAACACGAATATTCCCGGGAGTTTGGGGTTGAGACATCGTGCGGCGATTGGAATGAGTGCCGTGACCGATGCTCACATCATCGTGGTCAGTGAAGAAACCGGAAATATTTCTTTTGTGAAGGATGGGCATTTCAAGGTGCGGATCACCCCGCAAGAATTGAATAGTTTCTTGCACAATGATTTCACGGGTTTCGTCGTGAATAAGTAA
- a CDS encoding calycin-like domain-containing protein, which translates to MKRNIFFIGILLVIISTTSLLTSCNSCSDRRAHDVSSLPGLYEGEATIILPDHVKAMLKPDANGNTLIPEGPIPCKISITADTSKNVTLNLVDFTMPVKGITVNPALSKVTETDSTLNLEGGGKVSVGQQTISYTHKGKVTENQLNLDITVTVIPMIVEPKIVFKGKKK; encoded by the coding sequence ATGAAACGGAATATTTTCTTTATCGGGATATTATTAGTTATTATTTCAACAACATCATTATTAACATCTTGCAATAGTTGCAGCGACCGTCGGGCACACGACGTTTCATCTCTACCCGGCCTATACGAGGGCGAGGCCACGATCATCCTGCCCGACCACGTGAAGGCCATGCTCAAACCCGACGCTAACGGCAACACGCTTATTCCCGAAGGTCCGATTCCCTGCAAAATCAGCATCACGGCGGATACCAGCAAGAACGTCACGCTGAATCTCGTGGACTTCACCATGCCCGTGAAAGGCATCACGGTTAACCCGGCATTGAGCAAAGTAACCGAAACCGATTCCACTCTTAACCTGGAAGGTGGCGGTAAAGTATCTGTCGGTCAACAGACCATTTCCTACACTCACAAGGGGAAAGTAACTGAGAATCAACTTAACCTTGACATCACGGTAACCGTGATCCCGATGATCGTGGAACCCAAGATCGTGTTCAAGGGGAAAAAGAAATGA
- a CDS encoding PhoH family protein: MIERRISIGNIDPIDFYGINNAKFITLKEFFPKLKITARGDEIIIQGEESDIDVLVAKINALLEHYNKYNMLTIANLKRIILEDEIVEDPEDPASIIVFGNNGKIIRARTTNQRKLVDLAKTNDLLFATGPAGSGKTYTAIALAVKALRNKEVKRIILSRPAVEAGESLGFLPGDMKEKVDPYLQPLYDALSDMIPSKKLSEYLETEIIQIAPLAYMRGRTLNDAFVILDEAQNTTKNQLKMFLTRMGVNAKFVITGDMSQIDLPKQSDSGLIHAFKLLHHIKGIAFVEFDNSDIVRHRLVKEIVNAYNNEEKTK, from the coding sequence ATGATAGAGAGAAGAATAAGTATTGGAAACATTGATCCTATTGACTTTTACGGCATTAACAACGCAAAATTCATTACTTTAAAAGAATTTTTCCCGAAATTGAAGATCACCGCCAGGGGCGATGAAATCATTATTCAGGGAGAAGAAAGCGACATTGATGTCCTTGTTGCCAAAATTAATGCCCTTTTGGAACATTACAATAAATATAACATGCTCACGATCGCCAATCTGAAAAGAATTATTCTGGAAGACGAGATCGTGGAAGACCCCGAGGACCCGGCCTCAATTATTGTTTTCGGGAATAACGGGAAAATTATACGAGCCAGAACGACAAATCAACGTAAACTCGTTGATCTGGCCAAAACAAACGACTTGCTTTTTGCCACGGGTCCGGCCGGCTCCGGTAAAACCTACACGGCAATCGCTCTTGCGGTAAAAGCATTACGCAATAAAGAAGTCAAACGGATCATTCTCAGCCGTCCGGCGGTAGAGGCAGGTGAAAGTCTTGGATTCCTACCCGGGGACATGAAAGAGAAAGTTGATCCCTATTTGCAACCCTTGTACGATGCTCTTTCTGACATGATTCCCTCGAAAAAATTAAGCGAATATCTCGAAACGGAAATCATTCAGATTGCCCCTTTAGCATACATGAGGGGACGTACACTCAATGATGCATTCGTGATTCTCGATGAAGCACAGAACACGACAAAAAATCAGTTAAAAATGTTCCTAACCCGTATGGGTGTCAACGCTAAATTCGTGATCACCGGGGATATGAGCCAGATAGACCTCCCAAAACAAAGTGATTCAGGATTAATTCATGCCTTCAAATTACTGCACCATATAAAAGGTATTGCATTCGTCGAATTCGACAATAGTGACATCGTTCGCCACAGGCTGGTGAAAGAGATTGTTAACGCTTACAACAACGAAGAAAAAACTAAATAA